One region of Oryza sativa Japonica Group chromosome 10, ASM3414082v1 genomic DNA includes:
- the LOC4348897 gene encoding uncharacterized protein isoform X1 produces MQGFPGGAPDPQQLQSTMLAIEQACSLIQMHMSPADAEKVISSLHSSPMPYQACRFILETSHMPNARFQAAGAIGDAAIREWGILSDDNKKSLIVYCLNYVMEHASSPEGYVQAKVSAVAARLLKRGWVEFSDQEKAAIFFEIEQCVRGIHGPNRQFATINFLEALVSEFSPGTASAMCLPKEFHEQCQWSLEVKFLKDFYCWAQAAVFNSADRILNVNASVAEEKACSAAFRLMFQILSWSFKHNVEHANSEAKINSGLRSDAINLKKFERSLVKPGSVWSDVLISSGHVQWVLNFYTAARQKFSYDTLWVDSPIATSCRQLIVQLCSLTGSVFPNDNADGQIQYLVRILSAVVHWIEPPDVIAASIRSGASESEFVDGCHALLSMASLTTCSLFDNLLKSTRNYGTINLLSALTSEAVKSFLDNQNEEETWGSESLDILLETWNVILGDVDSEKSPMSVDGAIAASSLFKIIVESHLKAAADSAFEDTDDAEYFHVSVSKRDEQLALYAQIARSAADTTIPFLAQLFSERFARLSQRNGENDPTQTLEELYWLLLITSHVLTDSGEGETLLIPEALQVGFPYVVEVAQHPVVALSWSIINFSRQCLDPGIRARYFSPRLMEAVIWFLARWVATYLVPLDVSRGQVNRAEIDSVDKHMLQHSRKMLNSFAWENNQGERVLDFVVLISMVALTTYQGEIELQTLTCQKLLATVVRRKHTCTYVVQLDSWRDLTRAFASGRSLFSLTGRLQRSLAETLACAASCIKDPEASVQYLRDLMGPVAGCLVENANRSDLKSVAQQADVVYMVCCLLERLRGAARATQPRTQKVLFEMGHTVMNSLLTLLEVYKNQSAVIYMILKFVVDFVDGQAVFLDAKETSVLVSFCLKLLQIYSSHNIGKVMLSLSSSLRSESQAEKYKDLRALLRLLTNICSKDLVGFLSDSSIEGSQDIAEVIYVGVDIVTPLISLDLLKYPKLSRDYFALISHLLEVYPEKVANLNKVAFARIIGSLEFGLRNQDCDIVDRCLTAINALASYHFKERLGGRGGLSSQLMESEGSNGKLQESISSHFLRLLLQLLLFEDFRMELAGSAADALLPLILCEQPLYQRLLQELVEKQQNPTVKSRLGMAFHNLTSSNNLSNSLDRPNRQRFRKNLRTFLGDVSGFMQIK; encoded by the exons aTGCAGGGGTTCCCCGGCGGCGCCCCCGATCCGCAGCAGCTGCAGTCCACCATGCTGGCCATCGAGCAGGCCTGCTCCCTCATCCAG ATGCACATGAGTCCAGCTGATGCGGAAAAAGTTATAAGTTCACTGCATTCATCTCCAATGCCTTATCAAGCATGCAGATTTATTCTTG AGACATCCCACATGCCAAATGCGAGATTCCAAGCTGCTGGAGCAATTGGTGATGCAGCAATAAGGGAGTGGGGAATCCTTTCAGATGACAACAAAAAAAGCCTAATAGT ATATTGCTTGAACTATGTTATGGAGCATGCAAGTTCCCCGGAAGGTTATGTGCAAGCAAAAGTTTCTGCCGTGGCAGCTAGACTACTCAAAAGAGGCTG GGTTGAGTTTTCAGACCAAGAAAAAGCTGCCATCTTCTTTGAG ATTGAGCAATGCGTACGAGGCATCCATGGACCTAATCGACAATTTGCTACCATCAATTTCTTAGAAGCCTTG GTTTCGGAGTTTTCCCCTGGGACTGCTTCTGCTATGTGCCTGCCTAAGGAATTCCATGAGCAATGCCAATGGTCACTTGAAGTGAAGTTTCTGAAG GACTTCTATTGCTGGGCACAAGCTGCTGTGTTCAATTCTGCAGACAGGATATTGAATGTAAATGCAAGTGTAGCAGAGGAGAAAGCATGCTCAGCAGCATTTCGCCTTATGTTCCAGATATTAAGCTGGAGTTTCAAGCACAATGTGGAGCATGCAAATTCAGAAGCTAAGATAAATTCTGGTTTGAGGAGTGATGCCATAAATCTGAAGAAATTTGAGCGTTCGCTGGTGAAG CCAGGGTCTGTGTGGAGTGATGTTCTAATATCAAGTGGGCATGTTCAGTGGGTTTTGAACTTTTATACTGCTGCCCGCCAGAAGTTCTCATATGATACGCTATGGGTTGATTCTCCTATTGCTACCTCCTGCAGACAGCTCATAGTGCAGCTATGCTCGTTGACAGGCTCTGTGTTTCCTAATG ATAACGCAGATGGACAGATTCAATACCTTGTGCGCATATTATCTGCTGTTGTACATTGGATTGAACCTCCTGATGTCATTGCTGCATCAATTCGAAGTGGAGCAAGTGAAAG TGAGTTTGTAGATGGATGCCATGCCCTTCTTTCAATGGCGTCTTTGACTACTTGTTCGCTTTTTGACAACCTCCTGAAGTCAACGAG GAACTATGGCACAATCAACCTACTTTCTGCTTTGACATCCGAAGCTGTCAAGTCTTTTCTGGATAACCAGAATGAAGAAGAAACCTGGGGCTCGGAGTCTCTTGATATATTGTTAGAAACATGGAATGTTATTCTGGGG GATGTTGATTCCGAGAAAAGTCCTATGTCAGTTGATGGAGCAATTGCTGCTTCAAGTTTGTTTAAGATCATCGTGGAGTCACATTTGAAGG CTGCTGCTGATTCTGCATTCGAGGATACTGATGATGCCGAATACTTTCATGTTTCTGTTTCAA AGCGTGATGAGCAGCTGGCCTTGTATGCTCAGATTGCACGTTCAGCTGCTGACACAACTATACCCTTTCTTGCACAATTGTTTTCAGAGCGATTTGCACGGCTGAGTCAG AGAAATGGTGAAAATGATCCTACTCAGACTTTAGAAGAGTTGTACTGGCTGTTGCTGATAACCAGTCATGTCCTAACAGATTCAGGCGAAGGAGAAACACTGCTT ATACCAGAAGCATTGCAGGTTGGATTCCCCTATGTAGTTGAAGTAGCACAGCATCCTGTAGTTGCACTCTCATG GTCCATAATAAATTTTTCTCGACAGTGTCTAGATCCAGGAATCAGGGCAAGGTACTTCAGTCCGCGACTCATGGAG GCTGTGATTTGGTTCTTGGCCAGATGGGTCGCAACCTATTTAGTACCACTTGATGTGAGTAGGGGGCAAGTAAACAGAGCAGAAATTGACAGTGTGGATAAACACATGCTCCAACATTCTAGAAAAATGCTAAACAGTTTTGCTTGGGAGAATAACCAAGGAGAGCGTGTTCTTGATTTTGTTGTTCTTATTTCAATGGTAGCACTTACTACATATCAGGGAGAAATTGAGCTGCAG ACACTTACATGCCAGAAGCTACTTGCTACAGTTGTTCGACGGAAGCACACATGTACTTATGTTGTTCAGTTG GACTCGTGGCGTGATCTTACAAGAGCTTTTGCAAGTGGACGTTCTTTATTTTCATTAACTGGACGCTTACAG AGATCTCTAGCAGAAACACTTGCCTGTGCAGCTTCCTGCATCAAAGATCCTGAAGCATCTGTGCA GTATTTGAGGGACCTCATGGGACCGGTTGCTGGATGCCTAGTAGAGAATGCTAACAGGAGTGATCTCAAATCTGTGGCACAGCAAGCAGATGTTGTTTATATG GTCTGTTGTCTATTGGAACGACTAAGAGGAGCTGCTAGAGCTACCCAGCCTCGCACTCAAAAGGTTCTATTTGAGATGGGTCACACTGTGATGAACTCGCTCTTGACTCTTCTGGAGGTGTACAAAAATCAG TCTGCAGTCATATACATGATACTCAAGTTCGTCGTTGATTTTGTTGATGGTCAAGCTGTGTTTTTGGATGCTAAGGAAACATCAGTTTTGGTGAGCTTTTGCCTGAAACTACTCCAAATATACTCCTCTCATAATATTGGAAAG GTAATGCTCTCACTTTCTTCAAGTTTGCGCAGTGAGTCACAAGCTGAAAAATATAAGGATCTACGTGCTTTGCTTCGTCTTCTGACTAATATATGCTCAAAGGATTTG GTTGGTTTCCTATCTGATAGTAGCATTGAAGGTTCACAAGATATTGCTGAG GTCATCTATGTTGGAGTTGATATTGTGACTCCCTTGATATCTTTGGACCTTCTGAAGTACCCTAAACTCAGTCGTGAT TATTTTGCTCTTATCTCTCATTTGCTGGAAGTGTACCCGGAGAAGGTTGCTAACTTAAATAAGGTTGCCTTTGCAAGAATTATTGGAAGTCTTGAGTTTGGCCTGCGTAATCAG GATTGCGACATTGTCGACAGGTGCCTTACAGCAATAAATGCTCTCGCTTCTTACCATTTCAAAGAGAGACTTGGAGGTAGGGGAGGACTTAGCTCACAGCTTATGGAATCAGAAGGATCAAATGGCAAACTTCAGGAAAGCATATCAAGTCACTTTTTGAGGCTGCTTCTGCAATTGCTTCTGTTCGAAGATTTCAG AATGGAACTAGCAGGTTCTGCTGCAGATGCTTTGCTTCCTTTGATTTTATGTGAACAACCGTTATATCAG AGGCTGCTGCAGGAGTTAGTTGAGAAACAACAGAATCCAACAGTGAAATCAAGGCTGGGAATGGCATTTCATAACCTCACAAGCTCCAACAATCTCTCCAACTCGCTCGACCGCCCAAATAGGCAGAGATTCAGGAAAAACCTCCGCACTTTCTTGGGCGATGTCTCGGGCTTCATGCAGATAAAATAG
- the LOC4348897 gene encoding uncharacterized protein isoform X2 — MQGFPGGAPDPQQLQSTMLAIEQACSLIQMHMSPADAEKVISSLHSSPMPYQACRFILETSHMPNARFQAAGAIGDAAIREWGILSDDNKKSLIVYCLNYVMEHASSPEGYVQAKVSAVAARLLKRGWVEFSDQEKAAIFFEIEQCVRGIHGPNRQFATINFLEALVSEFSPGTASAMCLPKEFHEQCQWSLEVKFLKDFYCWAQAAVFNSADRILNVNASVAEEKACSAAFRLMFQILSWSFKHNVEHANSEAKINSGLRSDAINLKKFERSLVKPGSVWSDVLISSGHVQWVLNFYTAARQKFSYDTLWVDSPIATSCRQLIVQLCSLTGSVFPNDNADGQIQYLVRILSAVVHWIEPPDVIAASIRSGASESEFVDGCHALLSMASLTTCSLFDNLLKSTRNYGTINLLSALTSEAVKSFLDNQNEEETWGSESLDILLETWNVILGDVDSEKSPMSVDGAIAASSLFKIIVESHLKAAADSAFEDTDDAEYFHVSVSKRDEQLALYAQIARSAADTTIPFLAQLFSERFARLSQRNGENDPTQTLEELYWLLLITSHVLTDSGEGETLLIPEALQVGFPYVVEVAQHPVVALSWSIINFSRQCLDPGIRARYFSPRLMEAVIWFLARWVATYLVPLDVSRGQVNRAEIDSVDKHMLQHSRKMLNSFAWENNQGERVLDFVVLISMVALTTYQGEIELQTLTCQKLLATVVRRKHTCTYVVQLDSWRDLTRAFASGRSLFSLTGRLQRSLAETLACAASCIKDPEASVQYLRDLMGPVAGCLVENANRSDLKSVAQQADVVYMVCCLLERLRGAARATQPRTQKVLFEMGHTVMNSLLTLLEVYKNQSAVIYMILKFVVDFVDGQAVFLDAKETSVLVSFCLKLLQIYSSHNIGKVMLSLSSSLRSESQAEKYKDLRALLRLLTNICSKDLVIYVGVDIVTPLISLDLLKYPKLSRDYFALISHLLEVYPEKVANLNKVAFARIIGSLEFGLRNQDCDIVDRCLTAINALASYHFKERLGGRGGLSSQLMESEGSNGKLQESISSHFLRLLLQLLLFEDFRMELAGSAADALLPLILCEQPLYQRLLQELVEKQQNPTVKSRLGMAFHNLTSSNNLSNSLDRPNRQRFRKNLRTFLGDVSGFMQIK; from the exons aTGCAGGGGTTCCCCGGCGGCGCCCCCGATCCGCAGCAGCTGCAGTCCACCATGCTGGCCATCGAGCAGGCCTGCTCCCTCATCCAG ATGCACATGAGTCCAGCTGATGCGGAAAAAGTTATAAGTTCACTGCATTCATCTCCAATGCCTTATCAAGCATGCAGATTTATTCTTG AGACATCCCACATGCCAAATGCGAGATTCCAAGCTGCTGGAGCAATTGGTGATGCAGCAATAAGGGAGTGGGGAATCCTTTCAGATGACAACAAAAAAAGCCTAATAGT ATATTGCTTGAACTATGTTATGGAGCATGCAAGTTCCCCGGAAGGTTATGTGCAAGCAAAAGTTTCTGCCGTGGCAGCTAGACTACTCAAAAGAGGCTG GGTTGAGTTTTCAGACCAAGAAAAAGCTGCCATCTTCTTTGAG ATTGAGCAATGCGTACGAGGCATCCATGGACCTAATCGACAATTTGCTACCATCAATTTCTTAGAAGCCTTG GTTTCGGAGTTTTCCCCTGGGACTGCTTCTGCTATGTGCCTGCCTAAGGAATTCCATGAGCAATGCCAATGGTCACTTGAAGTGAAGTTTCTGAAG GACTTCTATTGCTGGGCACAAGCTGCTGTGTTCAATTCTGCAGACAGGATATTGAATGTAAATGCAAGTGTAGCAGAGGAGAAAGCATGCTCAGCAGCATTTCGCCTTATGTTCCAGATATTAAGCTGGAGTTTCAAGCACAATGTGGAGCATGCAAATTCAGAAGCTAAGATAAATTCTGGTTTGAGGAGTGATGCCATAAATCTGAAGAAATTTGAGCGTTCGCTGGTGAAG CCAGGGTCTGTGTGGAGTGATGTTCTAATATCAAGTGGGCATGTTCAGTGGGTTTTGAACTTTTATACTGCTGCCCGCCAGAAGTTCTCATATGATACGCTATGGGTTGATTCTCCTATTGCTACCTCCTGCAGACAGCTCATAGTGCAGCTATGCTCGTTGACAGGCTCTGTGTTTCCTAATG ATAACGCAGATGGACAGATTCAATACCTTGTGCGCATATTATCTGCTGTTGTACATTGGATTGAACCTCCTGATGTCATTGCTGCATCAATTCGAAGTGGAGCAAGTGAAAG TGAGTTTGTAGATGGATGCCATGCCCTTCTTTCAATGGCGTCTTTGACTACTTGTTCGCTTTTTGACAACCTCCTGAAGTCAACGAG GAACTATGGCACAATCAACCTACTTTCTGCTTTGACATCCGAAGCTGTCAAGTCTTTTCTGGATAACCAGAATGAAGAAGAAACCTGGGGCTCGGAGTCTCTTGATATATTGTTAGAAACATGGAATGTTATTCTGGGG GATGTTGATTCCGAGAAAAGTCCTATGTCAGTTGATGGAGCAATTGCTGCTTCAAGTTTGTTTAAGATCATCGTGGAGTCACATTTGAAGG CTGCTGCTGATTCTGCATTCGAGGATACTGATGATGCCGAATACTTTCATGTTTCTGTTTCAA AGCGTGATGAGCAGCTGGCCTTGTATGCTCAGATTGCACGTTCAGCTGCTGACACAACTATACCCTTTCTTGCACAATTGTTTTCAGAGCGATTTGCACGGCTGAGTCAG AGAAATGGTGAAAATGATCCTACTCAGACTTTAGAAGAGTTGTACTGGCTGTTGCTGATAACCAGTCATGTCCTAACAGATTCAGGCGAAGGAGAAACACTGCTT ATACCAGAAGCATTGCAGGTTGGATTCCCCTATGTAGTTGAAGTAGCACAGCATCCTGTAGTTGCACTCTCATG GTCCATAATAAATTTTTCTCGACAGTGTCTAGATCCAGGAATCAGGGCAAGGTACTTCAGTCCGCGACTCATGGAG GCTGTGATTTGGTTCTTGGCCAGATGGGTCGCAACCTATTTAGTACCACTTGATGTGAGTAGGGGGCAAGTAAACAGAGCAGAAATTGACAGTGTGGATAAACACATGCTCCAACATTCTAGAAAAATGCTAAACAGTTTTGCTTGGGAGAATAACCAAGGAGAGCGTGTTCTTGATTTTGTTGTTCTTATTTCAATGGTAGCACTTACTACATATCAGGGAGAAATTGAGCTGCAG ACACTTACATGCCAGAAGCTACTTGCTACAGTTGTTCGACGGAAGCACACATGTACTTATGTTGTTCAGTTG GACTCGTGGCGTGATCTTACAAGAGCTTTTGCAAGTGGACGTTCTTTATTTTCATTAACTGGACGCTTACAG AGATCTCTAGCAGAAACACTTGCCTGTGCAGCTTCCTGCATCAAAGATCCTGAAGCATCTGTGCA GTATTTGAGGGACCTCATGGGACCGGTTGCTGGATGCCTAGTAGAGAATGCTAACAGGAGTGATCTCAAATCTGTGGCACAGCAAGCAGATGTTGTTTATATG GTCTGTTGTCTATTGGAACGACTAAGAGGAGCTGCTAGAGCTACCCAGCCTCGCACTCAAAAGGTTCTATTTGAGATGGGTCACACTGTGATGAACTCGCTCTTGACTCTTCTGGAGGTGTACAAAAATCAG TCTGCAGTCATATACATGATACTCAAGTTCGTCGTTGATTTTGTTGATGGTCAAGCTGTGTTTTTGGATGCTAAGGAAACATCAGTTTTGGTGAGCTTTTGCCTGAAACTACTCCAAATATACTCCTCTCATAATATTGGAAAG GTAATGCTCTCACTTTCTTCAAGTTTGCGCAGTGAGTCACAAGCTGAAAAATATAAGGATCTACGTGCTTTGCTTCGTCTTCTGACTAATATATGCTCAAAGGATTTG GTCATCTATGTTGGAGTTGATATTGTGACTCCCTTGATATCTTTGGACCTTCTGAAGTACCCTAAACTCAGTCGTGAT TATTTTGCTCTTATCTCTCATTTGCTGGAAGTGTACCCGGAGAAGGTTGCTAACTTAAATAAGGTTGCCTTTGCAAGAATTATTGGAAGTCTTGAGTTTGGCCTGCGTAATCAG GATTGCGACATTGTCGACAGGTGCCTTACAGCAATAAATGCTCTCGCTTCTTACCATTTCAAAGAGAGACTTGGAGGTAGGGGAGGACTTAGCTCACAGCTTATGGAATCAGAAGGATCAAATGGCAAACTTCAGGAAAGCATATCAAGTCACTTTTTGAGGCTGCTTCTGCAATTGCTTCTGTTCGAAGATTTCAG AATGGAACTAGCAGGTTCTGCTGCAGATGCTTTGCTTCCTTTGATTTTATGTGAACAACCGTTATATCAG AGGCTGCTGCAGGAGTTAGTTGAGAAACAACAGAATCCAACAGTGAAATCAAGGCTGGGAATGGCATTTCATAACCTCACAAGCTCCAACAATCTCTCCAACTCGCTCGACCGCCCAAATAGGCAGAGATTCAGGAAAAACCTCCGCACTTTCTTGGGCGATGTCTCGGGCTTCATGCAGATAAAATAG
- the LOC4348897 gene encoding uncharacterized protein isoform X4 → MQGFPGGAPDPQQLQSTMLAIEQACSLIQMHMSPADAEKVISSLHSSPMPYQACRFILETSHMPNARFQAAGAIGDAAIREWGILSDDNKKSLIVYCLNYVMEHASSPEGYVQAKVSAVAARLLKRGWVEFSDQEKAAIFFEIEQCVRGIHGPNRQFATINFLEALVSEFSPGTASAMCLPKEFHEQCQWSLEVKFLKDFYCWAQAAVFNSADRILNVNASVAEEKACSAAFRLMFQILSWSFKHNVEHANSEAKINSGLRSDAINLKKFERSLVKPGSVWSDVLISSGHVQWVLNFYTAARQKFSYDTLWVDSPIATSCRQLIVQLCSLTGSVFPNDNADGQIQYLVRILSAVVHWIEPPDVIAASIRSGASESEFVDGCHALLSMASLTTCSLFDNLLKSTRNYGTINLLSALTSEAVKSFLDNQNEEETWGSESLDILLETWNVILGDVDSEKSPMSVDGAIAASSLFKIIVESHLKAAADSAFEDTDDAEYFHVSVSKRDEQLALYAQIARSAADTTIPFLAQLFSERFARLSQRNGENDPTQTLEELYWLLLITSHVLTDSGEGETLLIPEALQVGFPYVVEVAQHPVVALSWSIINFSRQCLDPGIRARYFSPRLMEAVIWFLARWVATYLVPLDVSRGQVNRAEIDSVDKHMLQHSRKMLNSFAWENNQGERVLDFVVLISMVALTTYQGEIELQTLTCQKLLATVVRRKHTCTYVVQLDSWRDLTRAFASGRSLFSLTGRLQRSLAETLACAASCIKDPEASVQYLRDLMGPVAGCLVENANRSDLKSVAQQADVVYMVCCLLERLRGAARATQPRTQKVLFEMGHTVMNSLLTLLEVYKNQSAVIYMILKFVVDFVDGQAVFLDAKETSVLVSFCLKLLQIYSSHNIGKVMLSLSSSLRSESQAEKYKDLRALLRLLTNICSKDLVRILRLHLVVCSVQRFPLN, encoded by the exons aTGCAGGGGTTCCCCGGCGGCGCCCCCGATCCGCAGCAGCTGCAGTCCACCATGCTGGCCATCGAGCAGGCCTGCTCCCTCATCCAG ATGCACATGAGTCCAGCTGATGCGGAAAAAGTTATAAGTTCACTGCATTCATCTCCAATGCCTTATCAAGCATGCAGATTTATTCTTG AGACATCCCACATGCCAAATGCGAGATTCCAAGCTGCTGGAGCAATTGGTGATGCAGCAATAAGGGAGTGGGGAATCCTTTCAGATGACAACAAAAAAAGCCTAATAGT ATATTGCTTGAACTATGTTATGGAGCATGCAAGTTCCCCGGAAGGTTATGTGCAAGCAAAAGTTTCTGCCGTGGCAGCTAGACTACTCAAAAGAGGCTG GGTTGAGTTTTCAGACCAAGAAAAAGCTGCCATCTTCTTTGAG ATTGAGCAATGCGTACGAGGCATCCATGGACCTAATCGACAATTTGCTACCATCAATTTCTTAGAAGCCTTG GTTTCGGAGTTTTCCCCTGGGACTGCTTCTGCTATGTGCCTGCCTAAGGAATTCCATGAGCAATGCCAATGGTCACTTGAAGTGAAGTTTCTGAAG GACTTCTATTGCTGGGCACAAGCTGCTGTGTTCAATTCTGCAGACAGGATATTGAATGTAAATGCAAGTGTAGCAGAGGAGAAAGCATGCTCAGCAGCATTTCGCCTTATGTTCCAGATATTAAGCTGGAGTTTCAAGCACAATGTGGAGCATGCAAATTCAGAAGCTAAGATAAATTCTGGTTTGAGGAGTGATGCCATAAATCTGAAGAAATTTGAGCGTTCGCTGGTGAAG CCAGGGTCTGTGTGGAGTGATGTTCTAATATCAAGTGGGCATGTTCAGTGGGTTTTGAACTTTTATACTGCTGCCCGCCAGAAGTTCTCATATGATACGCTATGGGTTGATTCTCCTATTGCTACCTCCTGCAGACAGCTCATAGTGCAGCTATGCTCGTTGACAGGCTCTGTGTTTCCTAATG ATAACGCAGATGGACAGATTCAATACCTTGTGCGCATATTATCTGCTGTTGTACATTGGATTGAACCTCCTGATGTCATTGCTGCATCAATTCGAAGTGGAGCAAGTGAAAG TGAGTTTGTAGATGGATGCCATGCCCTTCTTTCAATGGCGTCTTTGACTACTTGTTCGCTTTTTGACAACCTCCTGAAGTCAACGAG GAACTATGGCACAATCAACCTACTTTCTGCTTTGACATCCGAAGCTGTCAAGTCTTTTCTGGATAACCAGAATGAAGAAGAAACCTGGGGCTCGGAGTCTCTTGATATATTGTTAGAAACATGGAATGTTATTCTGGGG GATGTTGATTCCGAGAAAAGTCCTATGTCAGTTGATGGAGCAATTGCTGCTTCAAGTTTGTTTAAGATCATCGTGGAGTCACATTTGAAGG CTGCTGCTGATTCTGCATTCGAGGATACTGATGATGCCGAATACTTTCATGTTTCTGTTTCAA AGCGTGATGAGCAGCTGGCCTTGTATGCTCAGATTGCACGTTCAGCTGCTGACACAACTATACCCTTTCTTGCACAATTGTTTTCAGAGCGATTTGCACGGCTGAGTCAG AGAAATGGTGAAAATGATCCTACTCAGACTTTAGAAGAGTTGTACTGGCTGTTGCTGATAACCAGTCATGTCCTAACAGATTCAGGCGAAGGAGAAACACTGCTT ATACCAGAAGCATTGCAGGTTGGATTCCCCTATGTAGTTGAAGTAGCACAGCATCCTGTAGTTGCACTCTCATG GTCCATAATAAATTTTTCTCGACAGTGTCTAGATCCAGGAATCAGGGCAAGGTACTTCAGTCCGCGACTCATGGAG GCTGTGATTTGGTTCTTGGCCAGATGGGTCGCAACCTATTTAGTACCACTTGATGTGAGTAGGGGGCAAGTAAACAGAGCAGAAATTGACAGTGTGGATAAACACATGCTCCAACATTCTAGAAAAATGCTAAACAGTTTTGCTTGGGAGAATAACCAAGGAGAGCGTGTTCTTGATTTTGTTGTTCTTATTTCAATGGTAGCACTTACTACATATCAGGGAGAAATTGAGCTGCAG ACACTTACATGCCAGAAGCTACTTGCTACAGTTGTTCGACGGAAGCACACATGTACTTATGTTGTTCAGTTG GACTCGTGGCGTGATCTTACAAGAGCTTTTGCAAGTGGACGTTCTTTATTTTCATTAACTGGACGCTTACAG AGATCTCTAGCAGAAACACTTGCCTGTGCAGCTTCCTGCATCAAAGATCCTGAAGCATCTGTGCA GTATTTGAGGGACCTCATGGGACCGGTTGCTGGATGCCTAGTAGAGAATGCTAACAGGAGTGATCTCAAATCTGTGGCACAGCAAGCAGATGTTGTTTATATG GTCTGTTGTCTATTGGAACGACTAAGAGGAGCTGCTAGAGCTACCCAGCCTCGCACTCAAAAGGTTCTATTTGAGATGGGTCACACTGTGATGAACTCGCTCTTGACTCTTCTGGAGGTGTACAAAAATCAG TCTGCAGTCATATACATGATACTCAAGTTCGTCGTTGATTTTGTTGATGGTCAAGCTGTGTTTTTGGATGCTAAGGAAACATCAGTTTTGGTGAGCTTTTGCCTGAAACTACTCCAAATATACTCCTCTCATAATATTGGAAAG GTAATGCTCTCACTTTCTTCAAGTTTGCGCAGTGAGTCACAAGCTGAAAAATATAAGGATCTACGTGCTTTGCTTCGTCTTCTGACTAATATATGCTCAAAGGATTTGGTAAGAATCTTACGTTTACACCTTGTGGTGTGTTCTGTCCAAAGGTTCCCACTTAACTAA